One window from the genome of Entelurus aequoreus isolate RoL-2023_Sb linkage group LG04, RoL_Eaeq_v1.1, whole genome shotgun sequence encodes:
- the kidins220b gene encoding kinase D-interacting substrate of 220 kDa B isoform X2, with the protein MDTTTSIKMTTLAIQNLFSYVEEENLTALRAHLDRFNEVDGRSDNGQTPLMLAAEQGSLDIVQELIRRGANVNLDDVDCWSALISAAKEGHVEVVKELLENSAYIEHRDMGGWTALMWAAYKGRIEVTKVLLEEGANPNTTGQQYSVYPIIWASGRGHAHIVKLLLEGGAKVNCSDKYGTTPLIWASRKGHIDCVMHLLENGADVDQEGANSMTALIVAVKGGYTDVVKELLKRNPNVNMTDKDGNTALMIAAKEGYTEIVQDLLDAGTYVNIPDRSGDTVLIGAVRGGHVEIVRALLHKYADIDIRGQECKTALYWAVEKGNATMVRDILQCNPDTEMCTKDGETPLIKATKMRSVEIVELLLDKGAKVSAVDKKGDTPLHIAIRGRSRRLAELLLRNPKDGRLLYRPNKAGETPYNIDCSHQKSILTQIFGARHLSPTESDGDMLGYDLYSSALADILSEPTMQPPICVGLYAQWGSGKSFLLKKLEDEMKTFAGQQIEPLFRLSWLVVFLSLLVCGSVATVLGFTFDPRLAMAVSLSLLALLYLFFVVVYFGGRREGDNWNWAWLLSSRLARHVGYLELLLKLMFVNPPELPEQSTRALPVRFLFTDYNRLSSVGGETSMAEMIATLSDACEREFGFLATRLFRVFKTEETQGKSKWKKTCCVPSFVLFALVMACFVSGMALLAIFRVDSENQTVNGMLMALGSVVGVALLLNCRTWWRVSDSVMNSQRKRLHSAANRMHRLKSEGFMKVLKNEVELMAKMAKTIDGFTQHQTRLAVVIDGLDSCEQDKVLQMLDTVRVLFSKGPFISIFASDPHIIIKAINQNLNSVLRDSNINGHDYMRNIVHLPVFLNSRGLSSARKMCAAATTVTPGNGDAAPADGWHEELDRKLSQHSLGELTKFGSKTTLNRRDTYRRRHVQRSVTRQMSFDLTKLMVTEDWFTDISPQTMRRLLNIVSVTGRLLRANQISFNWDRLASWINLTEQWPYRTSWLILYLEESDGVADQVALKNIYERVLKNIPTTKDVEPLLEIDGDVRSFEVFLSSRTPVLTARDIRTFLPCTVNLDPKLREIIADVRAAREQVNMGGVTYPSIPLQDAQPRPTSMFSQVSSTCSPSASFIGPFNQPVGGVVSPPPHSSYYSGMAGPQHPFYNRPYFPHHLHQLPRPIMASYPSHLVPRLLVKSSFPRDATSGSASVVSGTPPTLLSSMTTDGVCERVRHIEGIDQSMLTAYTTTIGKANVNGRVLSQCNVDELKKEMNMNFGDWQLFRATVLEMRQIENQVLHEEAASEQGSIVAGLPEAGRRAGVPPRTGNAPNDMSPMYSFSLSFEELSTLGLDEPPRHANAQWMVGPQRTSSMTSLNSQESSNDIVRLTDKQQAEYRDAYQEYIAQMAQLEVGGGSGREKLVQPQPGHFMTPPCEDRSKEAAEPDGRKSFSKRAAVKIANDNTDFAANSEALDPIREEDEKGEHGSSKSLLARKTSSERGGLFPDVADFKSKASGGLRYQKLTSDDDESEESELLKEGKMAGDAKAGMCSLALKGKDYLSDATLDKKDSSDSGVRSNESSPNHSLQDEEADLSQLDRSNLIELDDDGGARKRGLPADLQDAAVTRMSICSEDQCSLLATSPDDTWSGSKSWNLNHTPSSVTLNNNTNTQQGEQQTPHTSAPSTDIIDPLTSTAPTRPGPNNENVRVVHLKRGLKPGDPPEVCTMSADAVAFGEERESIL; encoded by the exons ATGGACACCACCACGTCCATCAAGATGACCACGCTGGCCATCCAGAACCTGTTTAGCTACGTAGAGGAGGAAAACCTGACGGCGCTTCGGGCTCATCTGGACCGCTTTAATGAAGTGGACGGACGCAGCGAT AATGGACAGACGCCGCTGATGCTGGCGGCCGAGCAGGGCAGCCTGGACATCGTGCAGGAACTCATCAGGCGAGGAGCCAATGTCAACCTGGACGATGTG GATTGCTGGTCGGCACTGATCTCGGCCGCTAAGGAGGGTCACGTGGAGGTGGTGAAGGAGCTGCTGGAGAACAGCGCTTACATTGAGCATCGCGACATG GGAGGGTGGACGGCACTGATGTGGGCGGCTTACAAAGGTCGCATTGAAGTCACCAAAGTGCTGCTGGAGGAGGGGGCCAACCCCAACACCACTGGGCAG CAATACAGCGTGTATCCCATCATCTGGGCGTCGGGACGGGGACACGCCCACATCGTCAAACTGTTGTTGGAGGGCGGAGCCAAAGTCAACTGTTCTGACAAG TATGGGACCACTCCTTTGATCTGGGCGTCCAGGAAAGGACATATTGACTGCGTCATGCACCTGCTGGAGAACGGTGCAGATGTCGACCAGGAGGGGGCG AACTCCATGACGGCTCTGATCGTGGCGGTGAAGGGCGGCTACACGGATGTGGTAAAGGAACTTCTGAAGAGGAACCCAAACGTTAACATGACCGACAAAGATGGCAACACAGCACTGATGATTGCCGCCAAGGAGGGCTACACTGAGATCGTGCAGGACCTGTTAGACGCCGGCACTTACGTCAACATCCCCGATCGA agcGGCGACACGGTGCTGATCGGAGCGGTGAGGGGGGGTCACGTAGAGATCGTCAGAGCTCTGCTGCACAAATACGCCGACATTGACATCAGAGGACAG GAGTGTAAGACGGCACTCTACTGGGCAGTGGAGAAAGGCAACGCCACCATGGTGAGGGACATCCTGCAGTGCAACCCTGACACAGAGATGTGCACCAAG GACGGCGAGACACCTTTGATCAAAGCCACCAAGATGAGGAGTGTGGAGATCGTGGAGCTGCTGCTCGATAAAGGAGCCAAAGTGTCTGCCGTGGACAAA AAAGGAGACACACCTCTCCACATCGCCATCCGGGGGCGCAGCCGCCGTCTGGCCGAGCTCCTCCTGAGAAACCCCAAAGATGGCCGCCTGCTGTACCGGCCCAACAAGGCGGGAGAGACGCCGTACAACATTGACTGCAGCCACCAGAAAAGCATTCTCACGCAGATCTTTGGAGCCC GTCACCTGTCTCCCACTGAGTCAGATGGAGACATGTTGGGCTACGACCTCTACAGCTCCGCCCTTGCTGACATCTTGAGCGAGCCCACCATGCAGCCCCCCATCTGTGTAGGCCTGTACGCCCAGTGGGGCAGCGGCAAGTCCTTTCTGCTCAAGAAGCTGGAGG ATGAGATGAAGACATTTGCGGGGCAGCAGATTGAGCCGTTGTTTCGGTTGTCTTGGCTGGTGGTCTTTCTCTCTTTGCTTGTCTGCGGATCAGTTGCCACTGTGCTTGGCTTCACCTTTGACCCCAGGCTAGCCATGGCCGTCTCCCTCAGCCTGTTGGCCCTGCTATACCTTTTCTTTG TGGTGGTTTACTTTGGCGGCCGCCGTGAGGGTGACAACTGGAACTGGGCGTGGCTTCTCAGCAGCCGTTTGGCCCGCCATGTCGGCTATTTGGAGCTCCTCCTCAAGCTGATGTTTGTCAACCCGCCAGAACTGCCGGAGCAAAGCACTAGAGCTCTGCCTGTCAG GTTTCTGTTTACAGATTATAATCGACTGTCAAGCGTTGGAGGCGAGACATCCATGGCTGAAATGATCGCCACACTGTCTGATGCTTGTGAGAGAGAGTTTGGATTCCTAGCAACACGCCTCTTCAGAGTGTTTAAGACTGAGGAGACACAag GAAAGAGCAAGTGGAAGAAGACGTGTTGTGTTCCGTCCTTTGTGCTCTTCGCATTGGTGATGGCGTGCTTTGTCAGTGGCATGGCACTGCTGGCCATCTTTCGCGTGGACAGCGAGAACCAGACCGTGAACGGCATGCTGATGGCTCTGGGTAGCGTGGTGGGCGTGGCTCTGCTGCTGAACTGCCGCACATGGTGGCGGGTGTCCGACTCGGTGATGAACTCGCAGAGGAAGAGGCTGCACAGCGCCGCCAACAGGATGCACAGGTTGAAGAGCGAAGGCTTCATGAAG GTCCTCAAGAACGAGGTGGAGCTCATGGCCAAAATGGCAAAGACCATTGACGGTTTCACGCAGCACCAAACCAGGCTGGCGGTCGTCATCGACGGACTGGACTCGTGCGAACAGGACAAAGTTCTGCAGATGCTCGACACG GTCCGAGTCCTGTTCTCCAAAGGGCCCTTCATCTCCATCTTTGCCAGCGACCCGCATATCATCATCAAGGCCATCAACCAGAACCTTAACAGCGTTCTGCGGGACTCCAACATCAACGGACATGACTACATGAGGAACATCGTCCACCTGCCTGTCTTCCTCAACAGCAGAGGTCTGTCCAGCGCCAGGAAGATGTGCGCCGCCGCCACCACTGTCACGCCGGGTAATGGGGACGCCGCTCCTGCTGATGGTTGGCACGAGGAGTTGGACAGGAAACTGTCTCAGCACAGTTTGGGAGAACTGACCAAGTTTGGAAGCAAGACCACCCTCAACcgccgg gacACATACCGGCGACGCCATGTTCAGCGATCAGTGACTCGTCAGATGTCGTTTGATTTGACCAAGCTGATGGTGACTGAAGACTGGTTCACTGACATCAGTCCTCAGACCATGAGGAGACTTCTCAACATCGTGTCTGTGACCG GTCGTCTGCTGAGAGCCAATCAGATCTCCTTTAATTGGGACCGCCTGGCGTCCTGGATAAACCTGACGGAGCAGTGGCCTTACAGGACGTCTTGGCTCATCCTGTACCTGGAGGAGAGCGACGGCGTCGCCGACCAGGTCGCGCTCAAAAACATTTATGAGAG agttctgaAGAACATTCCCACCACCAAAGATGTGGAACCTCTGCTGGAAATCGACGGAGACGTCCGCAGCTTTGAAGTCTTCTTGTCCTCACGGACTCCAGTTCTAACGGCCCGAGACATTCGGACCTTCCTGCCCTGCACCGTCAACTTGGACCCCAAACTCCGTGAAATCATTGCAG ATGTCCGTGCagcccgggagcaggtgaacaTGGGCGGAGTCACATATCCGTCAATCCCGCTGCAGGATGCTCAGCCCCGCCCCACTTCCATGTTCAGTCAGGTTTCATCCACCTGCTCGCCCTCTGCCTCTTTTATCGGCCCCTTCAACCAGCCAGTAGGGGGCGTGGTCTCTCCGCCGCCTCACAGCAGCTACTACAGCGGCATGGCGGGACCACAGCACCCCTTCTATAACAGG CCATATTTTCCCCACCACCTTCACCAGCTGCCACGCCCCATCATGGCGTCCTACCCATCACACCTTGTTCCTCGTCTGCTCGTTAAAAGCTCCTTTCCCCGGGATGCCACTTCT GGCTCCGCCTCTGTGGTGTCGGGGACTCCACCCACCCTCCTCAGCTCCATGACGACAGACGGCGTGTGCGAGCGCGTGCGTCACATTGAGGGCATTGACCAGAGCATGCTGACGGCGTACACGACCACCATCGGGAAG GCCAACGTCAATGGTCGAGTTCTGTCGCAGTGCAACGTGGACGAGCTCAAGAAGGAGATGAACATGAACTTTGGAGACTGGCAACTTTTTAGAGCCACG GTGCTGGAAATGCGGCAAATAGAGAACCAAGTGCTGCACGAGGAGGCCGCCAGCGAGCAAGGCAGCATTGTCGCAGGTCTCCCTGAGGCGGGCCGGCGGGCTGGGGTTCCCCCCCGTACCGGCAACGCCCCCAACGACATGTCTCCAATGTACAGCTTCAGCCTGAGCTTTGAAGAGCTGAGCACGCTGGGCCTGGACGAGCCGCCACGTCATGCCAATGCACAATGGATG GTTGGACCTCAACGGACCAGCAGCATGACAAGCCTGAACTCACAGGAATCAAGCAACGACATTGTCAGGCTAACGGACAAGCAGCAGGCCGAGTACCGCGACGCTTACCAAGAGTACATTGCTCAGATGGCACAGCTGGAGGTGGGAGGTGGCAGCGGCAGGGAGAAGCTGGTCCAGCCTCAGCCCGGACACTTCATGACACCACCTTGCGAGGACAGGAGCAAGGAGGCTGCGGAGCCAGATGGACGAAAGTCGTTTAGCAAGAGGGCCGCTGTCAAAATAGCGAATGATAACACCGACTTTGCGGCCAACAGTGAAGCTCTGGATCCCATCAGAGAGGAAGATGAAAAGGGAGAACATGGATCCTCAAAATCCTTGCTGGCCCGCAAGACTTCCTCAGAAAGAGGTGGGCTTTTCCCGGATGTCGCTGACTTTAAGTCAAAGGCGAGTGGTGGTCTGCGCTACCAGAAGTTGACCAGTGACGACGATGAGTCCGAAGAGTCTGAGCTGCTGAAAGAGGGCAAAATGGCAGGAGACGCCAAGGCAGGCATGTGCTCGTTGGCTCTGAAGGGGAAGGACTACTTGTCTGATGCCACGCTGGACAAGAAGGACTCGTCAGACTCCGGCGTGCGCTCCAACGAGAGTTCTCCAAACCACTCGCTGCAGGACGAGGAGGCGGACCTGTCGCAGCTGGACAGGTCCAACTTGATCGAGCTGGATGATGATGGTGGCGCCAGGAAGCGCGGCCTTCCCGCCGATCTCCAGGATGCTGCCGTGACCCGCATGTCCATCTGCTCCGAGGACCAGTGCAGCCTGCTGGCCACCAGCCCGGACGACACCTGGTCTGGTTCCAAGAGCTGGAACCTCAACCACACGCCCAGCAGCGTCACGCTCAACAACAACACCAACACCCAACAGGGGGAGCAGCAAACACCCCACACCTCTGCTCCCTCCACCGACATAATCGACCCACTCACATCCACTGCCCCCACCCGGCCCGGTCCCAATAACGAGAACGTGCGAGTGGTCCACCTGAAGAGGGGCCTGAAGCCCGGAGACCCACCCGAGGTGTGCACCATGTCAGCAGACGCCGTCGCCTTTGGTGAGGAGCGTGAAAGCATCCTGTGA
- the kidins220b gene encoding kinase D-interacting substrate of 220 kDa B isoform X3: protein MDTTTSIKMTTLAIQNLFSYVEEENLTALRAHLDRFNEVDGRSDNGQTPLMLAAEQGSLDIVQELIRRGANVNLDDVDCWSALISAAKEGHVEVVKELLENSAYIEHRDMGGWTALMWAAYKGRIEVTKVLLEEGANPNTTGQQYSVYPIIWASGRGHAHIVKLLLEGGAKVNCSDKYGTTPLIWASRKGHIDCVMHLLENGADVDQEGANSMTALIVAVKGGYTDVVKELLKRNPNVNMTDKDGNTALMIAAKEGYTEIVQDLLDAGTYVNIPDRSGDTVLIGAVRGGHVEIVRALLHKYADIDIRGQECKTALYWAVEKGNATMVRDILQCNPDTEMCTKDGETPLIKATKMRSVEIVELLLDKGAKVSAVDKKGDTPLHIAIRGRSRRLAELLLRNPKDGRLLYRPNKAGETPYNIDCSHQKSILTQIFGARHLSPTESDGDMLGYDLYSSALADILSEPTMQPPICVGLYAQWGSGKSFLLKKLEDEMKTFAGQQIEPLFRLSWLVVFLSLLVCGSVATVLGFTFDPRLAMAVSLSLLALLYLFFVVVYFGGRREGDNWNWAWLLSSRLARHVGYLELLLKLMFVNPPELPEQSTRALPVRFLFTDYNRLSSVGGETSMAEMIATLSDACEREFGFLATRLFRVFKTEETQGKSKWKKTCCVPSFVLFALVMACFVSGMALLAIFRVDSENQTVNGMLMALGSVVGVALLLNCRTWWRVSDSVMNSQRKRLHSAANRMHRLKSEGFMKVLKNEVELMAKMAKTIDGFTQHQTRLAVVIDGLDSCEQDKVLQMLDTVRVLFSKGPFISIFASDPHIIIKAINQNLNSVLRDSNINGHDYMRNIVHLPVFLNSRGLSSARKMCAAATTVTPGNGDAAPADGWHEELDRKLSQHSLGELTKFGSKTTLNRRDTYRRRHVQRSVTRQMSFDLTKLMVTEDWFTDISPQTMRRLLNIVSVTGRLLRANQISFNWDRLASWINLTEQWPYRTSWLILYLEESDGVADQVALKNIYERVLKNIPTTKDVEPLLEIDGDVRSFEVFLSSRTPVLTARDIRTFLPCTVNLDPKLREIIADVRAAREQVNMGGVTYPSIPLQDAQPRPTSMFSQVSSTCSPSASFIGPFNQPVGGVVSPPPHSSYYSGMAGPQHPFYNRCLLQGSASVVSGTPPTLLSSMTTDGVCERVRHIEGIDQSMLTAYTTTIGKANVNGRVLSQCNVDELKKEMNMNFGDWQLFRATVLEMRQIENQVLHEEAASEQGSIVAGLPEAGRRAGVPPRTGNAPNDMSPMYSFSLSFEELSTLGLDEPPRHANAQWMVGPQRTSSMTSLNSQESSNDIVRLTDKQQAEYRDAYQEYIAQMAQLEVGGGSGREKLVQPQPGHFMTPPCEDRSKEAAEPDGRKSFSKRAAVKIANDNTDFAANSEALDPIREEDEKGEHGSSKSLLARKTSSERGGLFPDVADFKSKASGGLRYQKLTSDDDESEESELLKEGKMAGDAKAGMCSLALKGKDYLSDATLDKKDSSDSGVRSNESSPNHSLQDEEADLSQLDRSNLIELDDDGGARKRGLPADLQDAAVTRMSICSEDQCSLLATSPDDTWSGSKSWNLNHTPSSVTLNNNTNTQQGEQQTPHTSAPSTDIIDPLTSTAPTRPGPNNENVRVVHLKRGLKPGDPPEVCTMSADAVAFGEERESIL from the exons ATGGACACCACCACGTCCATCAAGATGACCACGCTGGCCATCCAGAACCTGTTTAGCTACGTAGAGGAGGAAAACCTGACGGCGCTTCGGGCTCATCTGGACCGCTTTAATGAAGTGGACGGACGCAGCGAT AATGGACAGACGCCGCTGATGCTGGCGGCCGAGCAGGGCAGCCTGGACATCGTGCAGGAACTCATCAGGCGAGGAGCCAATGTCAACCTGGACGATGTG GATTGCTGGTCGGCACTGATCTCGGCCGCTAAGGAGGGTCACGTGGAGGTGGTGAAGGAGCTGCTGGAGAACAGCGCTTACATTGAGCATCGCGACATG GGAGGGTGGACGGCACTGATGTGGGCGGCTTACAAAGGTCGCATTGAAGTCACCAAAGTGCTGCTGGAGGAGGGGGCCAACCCCAACACCACTGGGCAG CAATACAGCGTGTATCCCATCATCTGGGCGTCGGGACGGGGACACGCCCACATCGTCAAACTGTTGTTGGAGGGCGGAGCCAAAGTCAACTGTTCTGACAAG TATGGGACCACTCCTTTGATCTGGGCGTCCAGGAAAGGACATATTGACTGCGTCATGCACCTGCTGGAGAACGGTGCAGATGTCGACCAGGAGGGGGCG AACTCCATGACGGCTCTGATCGTGGCGGTGAAGGGCGGCTACACGGATGTGGTAAAGGAACTTCTGAAGAGGAACCCAAACGTTAACATGACCGACAAAGATGGCAACACAGCACTGATGATTGCCGCCAAGGAGGGCTACACTGAGATCGTGCAGGACCTGTTAGACGCCGGCACTTACGTCAACATCCCCGATCGA agcGGCGACACGGTGCTGATCGGAGCGGTGAGGGGGGGTCACGTAGAGATCGTCAGAGCTCTGCTGCACAAATACGCCGACATTGACATCAGAGGACAG GAGTGTAAGACGGCACTCTACTGGGCAGTGGAGAAAGGCAACGCCACCATGGTGAGGGACATCCTGCAGTGCAACCCTGACACAGAGATGTGCACCAAG GACGGCGAGACACCTTTGATCAAAGCCACCAAGATGAGGAGTGTGGAGATCGTGGAGCTGCTGCTCGATAAAGGAGCCAAAGTGTCTGCCGTGGACAAA AAAGGAGACACACCTCTCCACATCGCCATCCGGGGGCGCAGCCGCCGTCTGGCCGAGCTCCTCCTGAGAAACCCCAAAGATGGCCGCCTGCTGTACCGGCCCAACAAGGCGGGAGAGACGCCGTACAACATTGACTGCAGCCACCAGAAAAGCATTCTCACGCAGATCTTTGGAGCCC GTCACCTGTCTCCCACTGAGTCAGATGGAGACATGTTGGGCTACGACCTCTACAGCTCCGCCCTTGCTGACATCTTGAGCGAGCCCACCATGCAGCCCCCCATCTGTGTAGGCCTGTACGCCCAGTGGGGCAGCGGCAAGTCCTTTCTGCTCAAGAAGCTGGAGG ATGAGATGAAGACATTTGCGGGGCAGCAGATTGAGCCGTTGTTTCGGTTGTCTTGGCTGGTGGTCTTTCTCTCTTTGCTTGTCTGCGGATCAGTTGCCACTGTGCTTGGCTTCACCTTTGACCCCAGGCTAGCCATGGCCGTCTCCCTCAGCCTGTTGGCCCTGCTATACCTTTTCTTTG TGGTGGTTTACTTTGGCGGCCGCCGTGAGGGTGACAACTGGAACTGGGCGTGGCTTCTCAGCAGCCGTTTGGCCCGCCATGTCGGCTATTTGGAGCTCCTCCTCAAGCTGATGTTTGTCAACCCGCCAGAACTGCCGGAGCAAAGCACTAGAGCTCTGCCTGTCAG GTTTCTGTTTACAGATTATAATCGACTGTCAAGCGTTGGAGGCGAGACATCCATGGCTGAAATGATCGCCACACTGTCTGATGCTTGTGAGAGAGAGTTTGGATTCCTAGCAACACGCCTCTTCAGAGTGTTTAAGACTGAGGAGACACAag GAAAGAGCAAGTGGAAGAAGACGTGTTGTGTTCCGTCCTTTGTGCTCTTCGCATTGGTGATGGCGTGCTTTGTCAGTGGCATGGCACTGCTGGCCATCTTTCGCGTGGACAGCGAGAACCAGACCGTGAACGGCATGCTGATGGCTCTGGGTAGCGTGGTGGGCGTGGCTCTGCTGCTGAACTGCCGCACATGGTGGCGGGTGTCCGACTCGGTGATGAACTCGCAGAGGAAGAGGCTGCACAGCGCCGCCAACAGGATGCACAGGTTGAAGAGCGAAGGCTTCATGAAG GTCCTCAAGAACGAGGTGGAGCTCATGGCCAAAATGGCAAAGACCATTGACGGTTTCACGCAGCACCAAACCAGGCTGGCGGTCGTCATCGACGGACTGGACTCGTGCGAACAGGACAAAGTTCTGCAGATGCTCGACACG GTCCGAGTCCTGTTCTCCAAAGGGCCCTTCATCTCCATCTTTGCCAGCGACCCGCATATCATCATCAAGGCCATCAACCAGAACCTTAACAGCGTTCTGCGGGACTCCAACATCAACGGACATGACTACATGAGGAACATCGTCCACCTGCCTGTCTTCCTCAACAGCAGAGGTCTGTCCAGCGCCAGGAAGATGTGCGCCGCCGCCACCACTGTCACGCCGGGTAATGGGGACGCCGCTCCTGCTGATGGTTGGCACGAGGAGTTGGACAGGAAACTGTCTCAGCACAGTTTGGGAGAACTGACCAAGTTTGGAAGCAAGACCACCCTCAACcgccgg gacACATACCGGCGACGCCATGTTCAGCGATCAGTGACTCGTCAGATGTCGTTTGATTTGACCAAGCTGATGGTGACTGAAGACTGGTTCACTGACATCAGTCCTCAGACCATGAGGAGACTTCTCAACATCGTGTCTGTGACCG GTCGTCTGCTGAGAGCCAATCAGATCTCCTTTAATTGGGACCGCCTGGCGTCCTGGATAAACCTGACGGAGCAGTGGCCTTACAGGACGTCTTGGCTCATCCTGTACCTGGAGGAGAGCGACGGCGTCGCCGACCAGGTCGCGCTCAAAAACATTTATGAGAG agttctgaAGAACATTCCCACCACCAAAGATGTGGAACCTCTGCTGGAAATCGACGGAGACGTCCGCAGCTTTGAAGTCTTCTTGTCCTCACGGACTCCAGTTCTAACGGCCCGAGACATTCGGACCTTCCTGCCCTGCACCGTCAACTTGGACCCCAAACTCCGTGAAATCATTGCAG ATGTCCGTGCagcccgggagcaggtgaacaTGGGCGGAGTCACATATCCGTCAATCCCGCTGCAGGATGCTCAGCCCCGCCCCACTTCCATGTTCAGTCAGGTTTCATCCACCTGCTCGCCCTCTGCCTCTTTTATCGGCCCCTTCAACCAGCCAGTAGGGGGCGTGGTCTCTCCGCCGCCTCACAGCAGCTACTACAGCGGCATGGCGGGACCACAGCACCCCTTCTATAACAGG TGTCTCCTCCAGGGCTCCGCCTCTGTGGTGTCGGGGACTCCACCCACCCTCCTCAGCTCCATGACGACAGACGGCGTGTGCGAGCGCGTGCGTCACATTGAGGGCATTGACCAGAGCATGCTGACGGCGTACACGACCACCATCGGGAAG GCCAACGTCAATGGTCGAGTTCTGTCGCAGTGCAACGTGGACGAGCTCAAGAAGGAGATGAACATGAACTTTGGAGACTGGCAACTTTTTAGAGCCACG GTGCTGGAAATGCGGCAAATAGAGAACCAAGTGCTGCACGAGGAGGCCGCCAGCGAGCAAGGCAGCATTGTCGCAGGTCTCCCTGAGGCGGGCCGGCGGGCTGGGGTTCCCCCCCGTACCGGCAACGCCCCCAACGACATGTCTCCAATGTACAGCTTCAGCCTGAGCTTTGAAGAGCTGAGCACGCTGGGCCTGGACGAGCCGCCACGTCATGCCAATGCACAATGGATG GTTGGACCTCAACGGACCAGCAGCATGACAAGCCTGAACTCACAGGAATCAAGCAACGACATTGTCAGGCTAACGGACAAGCAGCAGGCCGAGTACCGCGACGCTTACCAAGAGTACATTGCTCAGATGGCACAGCTGGAGGTGGGAGGTGGCAGCGGCAGGGAGAAGCTGGTCCAGCCTCAGCCCGGACACTTCATGACACCACCTTGCGAGGACAGGAGCAAGGAGGCTGCGGAGCCAGATGGACGAAAGTCGTTTAGCAAGAGGGCCGCTGTCAAAATAGCGAATGATAACACCGACTTTGCGGCCAACAGTGAAGCTCTGGATCCCATCAGAGAGGAAGATGAAAAGGGAGAACATGGATCCTCAAAATCCTTGCTGGCCCGCAAGACTTCCTCAGAAAGAGGTGGGCTTTTCCCGGATGTCGCTGACTTTAAGTCAAAGGCGAGTGGTGGTCTGCGCTACCAGAAGTTGACCAGTGACGACGATGAGTCCGAAGAGTCTGAGCTGCTGAAAGAGGGCAAAATGGCAGGAGACGCCAAGGCAGGCATGTGCTCGTTGGCTCTGAAGGGGAAGGACTACTTGTCTGATGCCACGCTGGACAAGAAGGACTCGTCAGACTCCGGCGTGCGCTCCAACGAGAGTTCTCCAAACCACTCGCTGCAGGACGAGGAGGCGGACCTGTCGCAGCTGGACAGGTCCAACTTGATCGAGCTGGATGATGATGGTGGCGCCAGGAAGCGCGGCCTTCCCGCCGATCTCCAGGATGCTGCCGTGACCCGCATGTCCATCTGCTCCGAGGACCAGTGCAGCCTGCTGGCCACCAGCCCGGACGACACCTGGTCTGGTTCCAAGAGCTGGAACCTCAACCACACGCCCAGCAGCGTCACGCTCAACAACAACACCAACACCCAACAGGGGGAGCAGCAAACACCCCACACCTCTGCTCCCTCCACCGACATAATCGACCCACTCACATCCACTGCCCCCACCCGGCCCGGTCCCAATAACGAGAACGTGCGAGTGGTCCACCTGAAGAGGGGCCTGAAGCCCGGAGACCCACCCGAGGTGTGCACCATGTCAGCAGACGCCGTCGCCTTTGGTGAGGAGCGTGAAAGCATCCTGTGA